CATGGAGGAGCTCGACCCCAACCAGAACGGTTACATCGAGGTCCGTCCTTTTTCACCCTTCATCTCTTTCCGTCGAATACTTTGCTTTATGCACAACTGCTCTATAAGCTTACTTGGGTAGTATATTTATTTGATTGACTGGATGTGATCTAGAGATGTGCTCAGGTTTTATTATAGCATGTTTAGATTTGATCTGAATCGTATCCTATGTAGGACTAGCCTAATTAGTTCGCCGTGGAAGGGGACGGTGGCTGTGGAATTAGTGGCATCTCCTGGATGATGCGCTATGAAACGACTACATTACACACAGTGATATGGAACTTTTGGTAGTAGCTAGGTAGTTGATCAGTTGAGCTGATTTGAATAGATTGCGCTTTGATTTTTGGAATTTTCTTTTACCGGCTTGAGGACAAGGTATTTGCCCCCTCCCTTGGTAACTTGCCTGTATCATTAATTACGTCGGATTTAGTACAATTTTAACTCATTTGTAGGAACCAGCTGGTGGTGTTAGACACACAAATACTTTTGGGAGGAGGCGTTTTGGCTCTCGGGTGCACATGCACCCACATGAATAATAAAATCAAAAAATAGTTTccctaaaaaaatcaaaaaatagtaatttaaaaaaatctgGAATTTTTCATAAATGTTCGTGTTAGTGTCGCAAAcatgcttgacaattttcatgcaAAACGGAGCAACATCGTTTCGTCGGTGAAAAAAAAATTTGGGTGTGACATTTTGGTATAACAATTGatgtttaatttgtttttttttttgcataggCCAAAATGCTTTACCTTTCTGCCTATATTTTCAGGCAGATTTGGATTTTGCAAAGAACACATACAAATTTTGTTCagatttttttgacatttcaaaattcaTTTTCCACAGGTAGGAGCTAGGAGCATGTGCTCCCGGGAGCCGAATTGTATTCCCGATACTTTTGGTGCTACTTTTCAACAGAAAATTCACGTATATCTTTAAGCCGGATTAAAATtacacgtgcgttgcacgtgcgcaTTTACTAGTGTTGAAAATGATTCTTAAAAAATATTGTTTCTGAAATATCTactcaaaaataaaaaaacacgttcttagaaaaatatatattaaatattgATGTTTTTTAGAAAAAAAAGATTGACAAACTATTTCATGGACCAATACTCTTTCATCGGATGAATCTACGGAGTTAAAGTAGGTCCTGACTAACGACGTTAGGTGGCTTCTTCATGTACGAATTTCATGGTCCAAAAAATTACACTCGGTGTAACCTTATTTTCAAGGTTTGCCACAATTGGATATAAGAAGTGCGTAAAGCCATGTGGAGCATGTTTTCGTTGCAACGGGCATTTATACTAGTCAATCCCTAACTAAACTCCTATTAGTGCTTCACTAAAATGGGCCAGCCTCGTCAGTCATAGCGCCAGCTGCGGCTCACTGGTGCTTGGGCACACATGTACGCACAGGCGCTCGGCGCCATGGACACGACCAACTGCAGGCACAAGGGGAGCACACCAGGGGCGGCCGGGAACAGCGATGGGCATGGCGCGCAGGTCGCGGCCAGCAAGCACGGGCCACAGTGGGCAGCGGCGCGCACATGCAGCAGTGGTGACATCAGCAAGGAGCAACAGCATCAGGCAACAGTGGCGGGCGGCTACGACAGTGGGCGTCAGCAGCAGCGGTTAAGCCACGAAGCAGCAGCGCACCTAGCAAGCAGCAGGAGCGTGGCGGCGGACGGCTAAGGCGCGCGTGGCGCTGGGGGCGCGCACGTACATGGAAACTTGAGCATGGCCATGGACGAGGACGGCCAAGCTCGGGGATGACGGCAAACAGTGACAAACGGAAGGGGAAAGGGGGGGAGGGGTcggcagaggagctcaccgcgAGCTCGATGGCGCGGTCGGCGAGGCCGAAGGTGGACCGGAGGCGACAAATCCGACGACGaacgacggcggccatggcggggaagACGACCAGATGGCGAGGTTGTGGAGGGCTCCAGCTCGAACCGGAGGTTGTAGGCGATGCAGACGAGGCCGATGGAGCTCTAGAGCATATCCTCGCGGGTCAGGGACGGCTCCGGCCATGGGAACGGTGGTGGCGCGGCCATGGACGCGCTCGAGATAGCATGGGAAGAAGGGGATCGGCGTGAGGGAGTGAAAGAATGGGACGAGCAGGCACCTAGGGTTTCGAGAGGATGGCGGGGGTGGTCTTATCCACTGGGGGGAGTCGCGGGATGGCCGACACGCAACCCCCGGGCGGCCATGGTGGCTGGATGTGTGCCATGGCTATTCCCCCTGTTTACTGTACGTGAAGAAGAAGTAAACAAGAAGTGGACTGGGTTTCCTAATGGGCTTAAGTGCACAGGAGATTTTCtcccttttcttttattatttttaacATCTGACTCAGTTTTATATTCATTTGAAATAGCAAATGACTTTTTGTGTGAgttgaaacttggcacataaatactAGGTAATATCCTAGGAGTGCACAAAAAAGTTTCAAGGCAATAGAAATTATTTAATAATTTTAGAAATTGAAGTGGTCAATTAATTTGCTGCTAGTACTATATTAAGTAGGTTATGGGCCTTTTAATAATTCGAAAGTTGTTGGTTGTTACATGACAATTACTTAATGAATATTTGCAAcatcttgaacattttagttttaatgtttgaaaacttttgttgtttgcctttaattaaaatttgaatttgaatcgttttgaactaacgcgagtttatcaacagtaacagaggtgagatggcatcattagcagaggtttattgtagcttaattatccgggcgtcacaattctcctccactacaagaaatttcgtcccgagattttaagaggtgtagtaaggaggaagggatttggttatgaaattctaacgaatcttctcggtcttgattGCTCTCctcaaagaggtcgatccataacgTTGATGTCTTTATACTTCAGCttgaggtcatcatgatgaagtcggcatcctttcttcgggaactccatcgtacttacgaaaaggaaaCGGGGTAACTTCGGAATACGAACTCTACAAGGTTGATATCCGGTTTATAACTCagggaatgtggtagaaagtaactctcgagttgaaacttaagaaaatatcgagaacgaagtaagaaggtacaataagaagtttcaagcgggtaggcaatcgttcgatgcctaatcagaaggtgaaaggggttcagagctatgggaataagtattgcgtctgataccaaaatAGATCAATAGGAAGGTGGCTCACAAAATACATATGAAACCAAATGCAAGGGATAACTTTGAAATAGGgtggtacaggagagtcaggtttcgttcctgtggaactgtgggttatgggcccaccatgtgggttaaagtagaaGGAGTAGTgccatcttgcacgatcatgatagcaatgcatgtcagagggtagtctattagttatgtcggcaacaacgtcggtaccaagggcgagggacgaagagaaccattttcttgctcgttgaatgaggcggaccaatagacaaagttctcgtccatcggtggctaccggaatgtcatcaacaatagtaacacagTCTTACTGAcagggttgtacaccaaggtgtttacataagcagcagaatattactgcttagatcatatagatcacaagaaaggttaaacaaaacaatggataGGAAAATGTGATCATAAGATTAAACAAAACATTGGAAAgggaaatgtgtttaaacacatatttcaggggtatatcctttccaaggacaagcagagcatgatatctatgacaagatataacgtagaaaaccttttaggtaaggggagaaaatttttagggcattacccatacaacggtgtttggataattgataaagaaatttGAGCATTTTGCTTTAAATGTTCTTATCAAAGATcgaagtaccacagacatgcttcgagatagcattgacatggtcttcaagcaaaggtcagactttggatacacgaaggagccatcaggaacaacttgtagaataagtcttataatttcctcatggaagaatggataaccttgctgaaaaggaaactataataataggtcctccggccaggtgtgctaggaatgacatcaccttatcgggtcaaatactaatgttataactcttgggaatatgttacaaccatcatatctgaccgagattcagatctgattggtgtcaggatacctcagactcagtatgcctgagaagaagaggtgcaacacaaatagacgagatgacattgtagattctcgggaaatgaactatggaagtgagttcctAAACAAGAGTttatcattaaaccaaggagaggatgaggaggtggctgatggactcagcgacaattcatcgagacttccctaaagatggatttccacagctatgtgaacaaggagataacattagtcagatcaaataaTATAATGATGTAgtctcgagggaaacatacacaattgaACAATGatagaaaggtgcacccgaaaatctggactaggtagcacgatcaaagttcgaatgatgattcaataagcaatagacttagaatgaaactatcgaccaataacttcaaagcaacagggttgctagaagtttagaatttacacatcacaagccatttgtcggtattccggttagaaacaacatggggaccaaggaatgaacagatatggcaagaagtatcacttgcatcaagaattcttaagaggtggtgaaattctcacgacattcttgacataaatgatggtaatactccaaggtaaaaaaacaaatgctggatagcaaggatctcaaggtataacacaaaacacgaacaagtttgtgttgaacggaaggcaataaagtggtcaatgataacacaaatcatcgagggcaaggatggtatttctcatcttgaattcaattgatatcctggaagagctcagaatgctaatgatgatcatgacaaattttgtcgagaggctccacgaagaagcaattgaacaACGGCTACATCAAGCAACAGGACTAATGCAgagaaagattattggaaccacggatacgacaccaactcagaatcaagcttgctgttcaaggtgaaacgatgagacaaggaagatcgacgtaagcttagctcatcgccgaaagtggtgctccggaaaTAAGAACCAGGTAGCCCAATTAAAATTAGCACGATACTGATATAGCCGATCATGCTAGAAATGATATGAATGAGAacaaactcataagtaaagaagattactaatagTTGTTTAATCAAGATGCGGACTCGATTTAGTTATcagtgtccttgagtgtttaatgactcagagcccgtgaaaaaattggaatcgctgagaatgtagtacttgatggagaactcataagaagttatgcagttccgtgataatctcgaaataccagggggtaatactcgacgaaagatcaaagtaaaggtagGAATGGTGTCTTGATCCATAGAAGaaaagtgcttaaacttgcccgagaaatggggtcaaataagaacatatggtcggaaccacaattgcaaaggatcaattcaccgataccaatggatattatatcaaggaaatagttattattacaagaagcttccatcataggatctacatcatgtccatgggcatgaacacaaaggttcaaggtcgactcccacttcctcaacgcataaccttccattcacctctcgcatttcgaaaatgacattagttgttgaaagttttacatgttgcaataccagataagtatgacccgtgaaatctttagGGTTCACGCAGATTAGGGAAtgcgttggttcaacccatcggggcatcttaggaacatatagcacaaacttcagagtaaataatacaagctcgaaagtagagtatTGTTATCAAAGCAGAAGATACAAATTACCAAAgtcattatatacccatggaaacgctcacaaggttattgaatatgaaggacaatgtcaggtaataatccaacaagaggtcttgtggtctacaacagagctgatgtgagtatcggtactctatcagaggaagaaggaatgaaagggcatcggattatagaaacaactgactaattcagagctcaaatgcaaaggaattatcatttaCAAATCAAGGGATTAGAAGCCAAcagtctgattaagaatggataagttgaatagacattaggggtacaatcgacgtcaatttgattggtcgataaccagctcatgttcaaaatggcatctgagccg
The window above is part of the Triticum aestivum cultivar Chinese Spring chromosome 2A, IWGSC CS RefSeq v2.1, whole genome shotgun sequence genome. Proteins encoded here:
- the LOC123188940 gene encoding uncharacterized protein is translated as MAGAVPDPRGYALELHRPRLHRLQPPVRAGALHNLAIWSSSPPWPPSFVVGFVASGPPSASPTAPSSSRYISGFFIELEKEIFRKFNAAAATPSLNAVQKALV